In a single window of the Podospora pseudocomata strain CBS 415.72m chromosome 2 map unlocalized CBS415.72m_2, whole genome shotgun sequence genome:
- a CDS encoding uncharacterized protein (COG:A; EggNog:ENOG503NW1R), which translates to MLSDPQPCRMTREEREEAYNKARQRIFGSSENKENQNQDGEDSNGVSRASSVSAKDRVNGGKRKVNKQRRDDNEGFESRSQFVAWCGPQQSTWAAAGPQYYQVAAPQFNGQYQQQQPPQPVYQTTMQPMYGPGQPHPPQMMPGNGYPPHYNAVPQTYQTPAGPQPRAPLPPQPAYQAPNAPPVAGPMYNAPVPAIQQPAWPQQPQPQAQPQPQLQQPPAFTQGAYPPPRGSPVPGHAGIPYAFGQLPVNVNPNDPKSQHPIPGSYSRQSFNPKTQSFVPGGGIPMQQSTPPPAGSYGGTSSHHGSPHPQFNSPHLSYAGYQQPIPQPMPQPGYGPVPGAYSMTRQSSNASMTQYHNVHQPLHGMPPHAPQHMGGPPHMAPKSNGPPGQQTYSHLPNYGNPATLPQKPST; encoded by the exons ATGTTGTCTGACCCCCAGCCCTGCAGGATGACGCGAGAGGAGCGAGAAGAGGCGTACAACAAAGCCCGTCAACGCATTTTTGGAAGTAGTGAAAATAAGGAGAATCAGAACCAAG ATGGCGAGGACAGTAATGGTGTCTCTCGTGCCAGCTCTGTTTCCGCCAAGGATAGAGTCAACGGTGGAAAAAGAAAGGTCAACAAGCAACGACGAGATGACAACGAGGGCTTTGAGTCTCGCTCGCAGTTCGTTGCTTGGTGCGGGCCCCAACAATCTACCTGGGCGGCTGCAGGGCCTCAGTATTATCAGGTCGCTGCACCTCAGTTCAACGGGCAataccagcagcaacagccgccACAACCGGTGTATCAGACCACCATGCAGCCCATGTATGGACCTGGCCAACCGCATCCTCCCCAGATGATGCCTGGCAATGGATATCCTCCTCATTACAATGCAGTGCCTCAGACC TATCAGACTCCAGCTGGACCACAACCAAGAGCTCCACTGCCACCTCAGCCGGCCTATCAGGCTCCTAATGCCCCCCCAGTGGCCGGGCCGATGTACAACGCTCCTGTCCCGGCCATTCAGCAGCCAGCATGGccgcaacaaccacaaccccaggCGCAgccccaacctcaacttcaacagccCCCAGCCTTCACTCAGGGTGCTTATCCGCCTCCGCGGGGGAGCCCTGTTCCTGGCCATGCTGGGATTCCTTATGCCTTTGGACAGCTTCCTGTCAATGTCAACCCCAACGATCCCAAGAGCCAGCATCCAATTCCTGGGAGCTACAGCCGTCAGTCCTTCAACCCAAAGACGCAGTCTTTTGTGCCCGGCGGCGGAATCCCCATGCAGCAGTctacgccgccgccggctgGTTCATATGGAGGAACAAGCTCTCACCACGGCAGTCCGCATCCTCAGTTCAACTCACCTCACTTGAGTTACGCGGGGTACCAGCAGCCGATTCCGCAGCCAATGCCGCAGCCCGGTTATGGGCCGGTGCCCGGTGCCTACAGTATGACGAGACAGAgctccaacgcctccatGACGCAGTACCACAATGTGCATCAACCTCTGCACGGCATGCCCCCGCATGCGCCGCAGCATATGGGCGGTCCACCACACATGGCACCCAAGTCCAACGGGCCGCCAGGACAGCAGACATATAGCCACCTACCGAACTACGGCAACCCAGCCACATTGCCGCAGAAACCCTCgacttga
- a CDS encoding uncharacterized protein (COG:A; EggNog:ENOG503NW1R): protein MTAIPSAVVTDNQRLSFARVAAASASKDISTTTTIVKSPGPSPLKEKRETTKSVDVPVPPVVTANPALEMSTPESNISPAAQKMASTAQSMDAKVVEGLKDLKLEASPSNVVVANGSLSGAVGRSSRASNGQTPADDVSQRADSNSELGTKPPSLDGKSITSGTTFALDEKESLRPDDSASVKAAAEDDDAFSIRGSYMASSRMGSDVAARIHRIQIGDMPSRAATAHHGLVGNKNQGIATPQSGVSDKQLTSDAKLPLASGAVAPDGMANGFLSQHPDEKLLEAMQSHKDRIFLLRLEQQVIEFVQDSKEPFMDLPPSNSFCRMLMHKLADYYHMTHSFESQAGAVRIFRTPFCRIPPSLSSIAANTPNSSSPAPAVMPRKIMRRGEDGEFGPVSAAPSKPTSEAGSDGKDKSVPREK, encoded by the exons ATGACGGCCATTCCCTCTGCTGTGGTGACCGATAACCAACGACTGTCGTTTGCAAGA GTTGCCGCTGCATCAGCGTCCAAGGACATTTCCACCACTACTACCATTGTGAAATCACCAGGTCCATCGCCGCTCAAGGAGAAAAGGGAGACCACCAAGAGCGTCGATGTTCCGGTTCCGCCAGTAgtcaccgccaaccccgcgCTCGAAATGTCGACCCCGGAATCGAACATTTCACCAGCTGCGCAGAAGATGGCCAGCACGGCTCAGTCCATGGATGccaaggttgttgagggctTAAAGGATTTAAAGCTCGAGGCGTCACCGTCTAATGTCGTTGTGGCCAACGGGTCTCTGTCCGGCGCCGTGGGAAGGTCAAGCAGAGCCAGCAACGGCCAAACACCAGCCGACGACGTTTCGCAACGAGCAGACTCGAATTCCGAGCTTGGAACGAAGCCGCCCAGTCTTGACGGCAAAAGTATCACGTCCGGGACCACATTCGCTCTAGACGAGAAGGAATCGCTGCGTCCTGATGACAGTGCCAGCGTGAAGGCTGcggccgaggacgacgatgcgTTTTCCATCCGCGGCTCCTACATGGCCAGCTCACGCATGGGCTCAGACGTGGCCGCTCGCATTCACCGCATCCAAATCGGCGACATGCCATCACGAGCAGCGACTGCCCACCATGGCCTGGTTGGTAACAAAAACCAGGGAATCGCCACCCCCCAAAGTGGTGTCTCCGACAAGCAGCTTACCTCAGATGCGAAGCTGCCTCTTGCCAGCGGAGCAGTCGCGCCTGATGGGATGGCAAACGGCTTCCTGAGCCAACACCCAGACGAGAAGCTGTTGGAAGCTATGCAGTCCCACAAGGACCGCATCTTTCTTTTGCGATTGGAACAGCAGGTGATCGAATTCGTACAGGATTCAAA AGAGCCTTTCATGGACCTACCTCCAAGCAACTCATTCTGCAGAATGCTGATGCATAAACTGGCAGACTACTACCATATGACACACTCCTTCGAGTCCCAAGCTGGGGCGGTGCGTATCTTTAGGACGCCCTTCTGCCGGATCCCTCCCTCTCTGTCTAGTATTGCAGCAAACACTCCTAATAGCAGTTCTCCGGCACCCGCCGTGATGCCGCGAAAGATCATGCGTCggggtgaggatggagagtTTGGCCCCGTAAGTGCGGCTCCCTCTAAGCCAACCTCGGAAGCTGGCAGCGATGGCAAGGACAAGTCTGTCCCTCGAGAGAAGTAA
- a CDS encoding uncharacterized protein (EggNog:ENOG503P3SN; COG:S): MSSHTTLAAATDDRKARLAKLKSLKRKQPSPSASDEAPSPSRSQSPPTKQVSHLHLSGRNYDPETKGPKLGFEAPPTLSLEAPTLEEQAADLQDEVNRQAAIDAAQAAEKGIDLFKLQPKKPNWDLKRELNAKMEVLNVRTDNAIARMVRERLAEKKKVAEESHRGSKESEDKEADGMLDGAAIVEGIKLREREEEEEARREKEAEDEELGLARRFDEQDEIVA; the protein is encoded by the coding sequence ATGTCCtcccacaccaccctcgcagcagcaaccgacGACCGCAAAGCCCGGCTCGCAAAACTCAAATCCCTAAAACGcaaacaaccctcaccctccgcATCAGACGAagccccttccccttcccgctcccaatcccccccaacaaaacaagtctcccacctccacctctccgGCCGCAACTACGACCCCGAAACCAAAGGCCCCAAACTCGGCTTCGAAgccccccccaccctctccctcgagGCACCCACCCTCGAAGAACAAGCAGCAGACCTCCAAGACGAAGTAAACCGCCAAGCCGCCATCGACGCAGCCCAGGCGGCAGAAAAGGGCATCGACCTCTTCAAGCTCCAACCCAAAAAACCAAACTGGGATCTGAAGAGAGAGTTGAACGCCAAGATGGAGGTGCTGAATGTGAGGACGGATAATGCCATTGCGAGGATGGTCAGAGAACGATTAgccgaaaagaagaaggttgccgaggagagTCACAGGGGAAGCAAGGAAAGTGAGGATAAGGAGGCGGATGGGATGCTGGACGGGGCGGCGATTGTGGAGGGGATTAAACTACGTGaacgggaggaagaggaagaggccaggagagaaaaggaggccgaggatgaggagttggggttggccCGACGGTTTGATGAGCAAGACGAAATTGTTGCTTGA
- a CDS encoding uncharacterized protein (EggNog:ENOG503NYNR; COG:J; MEROPS:MER0030133): protein MAVDQENFVHLTRPLAPTLLGFGAGSAPLTVNIQPQSVFSIIDHAVRRDINGSNSNRVIGALVGTRSEDGSEVEVRSAFAIPHVETDDQVEVDVDYQKNMLALTLKAAPREQLLGWYTTSHELNSFSALIQNFFASPETGTFPHPAVHLTISSDAGSAISTKTYVSAPVTVVSERAADTCLFIEVPHKLLIADSDRSALSTVSSAAHTEARAAPVVSDIENLAQSLEVVSDLLERVSGFVGEVLDEERDGSHALGQYLMNALSLAPKVSNLQIENDFNNHIQDVLMVSYLANTIRTQIDLSQRLATATIVGFGGEAGEKKEGEEGEKKEGREGGGGGRGRGGKRGGRGGGRGGNQQREPREPRENGE from the exons ATGGCTGTCGACCAGGAGAACTTTGTCCACCTCACCAGGCCGCTTGCGCCCACCCTCCTGGGCTTCGGTGCCGGTAGCGCCCCGCTTACCGTCAACATCCAGCCCCAA TCTGTCTTCTCCATCATCGACCATGCCGTCCGCCGCGATATCAACGGCTCCAACTCGAACCGCGTAATCGGCGCCCTCGTTGGCACCCGCAGCGAAGATGGAAGCGAGGTCGAGGTCCGCTCTGCTTTCGCCATCCCCCATGTCGAGACCGACGACCAAGTCGAAGTCGATGTCGATTACCAAAAGAACATGCTCGCTTTGACCCTCAAGGCCGCCCCCCgcgagcagcttctcggctggtacaccacctcccacgaGCTTAACTCCTTCTCGGCCCTTATCCAAAATTTCTTCGCCTCCCCAGAGACCGGCACCttcccccaccccgccgtccacctcaccatctctTCCGACGCCGGCAGCGCCATCTCCACAAAGACGTACGTCTCCGCTCCGGTGACTGTTGTCTCTGAGCGCGCCGCCGATACCTGTCTCTTCATTGAGGTTCCTCACAAGCTGTTGATCGCCGACTCGGACCGCTCTGCCCTGAGCACcgtctcctcggccgcccaCACCGAAGCTCGCGCCGCCCCTGTTGTCTCGGATATTGAGAACCTCGCCCAATCGCTCGAGGTTGTCTCTGACCTGTTGGAGCGTGTTTCCGGATTCGTCGGTGAGGTCCTCGACGAGGAGCGTGACGGCTCCCACGCCCTCGGGCAGTATCTTATGAACGCCTTGTCTCTTGCACCCAAGGTGTCCAACCTCCAGATCGAGAACgacttcaacaaccacatccagGACGTCCTCATGGTCAGCTACCTGGCCAACACGATCCGCACCCAGATCGACCTGTCGCAGCGTCTTGCCACAGCTACCATTGTCGGATTTGGcggcgaggccggtgagaagaaggagggcgaggagggcgagaagaaggagggccgtgagggcggcggcggcggtcgcggaaggggagggaagcgtggtggtcgtggcggtggccgtggtggaaATCAACAAAGGGAACCGAGGGAGCCCCGGGAGAATGGCGagtag
- a CDS encoding uncharacterized protein (COG:S; EggNog:ENOG503P5HF) yields the protein MWRRSGPSKATSTNVQCQKCLKRDTYFSFHRNYFHFPHLTLTARHYSYECKASAQERPYIPRPSRTQQLFNPKLQPKLTNAVPDDIEKKKGVADKILAEKEAERARKRELERDEEEELSVKGSPPLRRHRSPSYDSVSSISTRSPSPAPRRSPSPPRRERISRDMELSPRGHPVRPRSLSPEERYSREPSAIPERDYPPRRRSPSPSQARPPRRHRDFDDEPEPERAPRHAPPGRDAEHDSHRRRGYSRSRSRSPARSPPRRDGRGRGDGPRNRFRDRDDDHPRERNAPPAQQRAPPPPRERSLSPFSKRLALTQSMNMGR from the exons ATGTGGCGCAGAAGCGGTCCTTCCAAAGCGACATCGACAAACGTCCAGTGCCAAAAATGTCTTAAACGAGATACGTACTTTTCATTTCACCGAAACTATTTCCATTTCCCCCATCTAACACTCACAGCACGGCACTATTCCTACGAATGCAAAGCTTCAGCCCAGGAGCGGCCGTATATTCCCCGACCCTCACGAACTCAGCAGCTGTTCAACCCCAAGCTCCAACCCAAGCTTACCAATGCTGTCCCGGATGACATTGAGAAGAA GAAGGGCGTAGCCGATAAGATCCTCGCTGAAAAGGAGGCCGAGCGTGCCAGGAAGCGAGAGCTGGAAagggacgaggaagaagaactgTCCGTAAAGGGTTCACCACCCCTACGGCGGCACAGGTCGCCATCTTACGACTCCGTATCCAGCATCTCGACCAGGTCCCCTTCTCCAGCCCCAAGGCGCAGTCCCAGTCCCCCAAGAAGAGAACGGATCAGCCGCGATATGGAGTTGTCTCCCCGTGGACATCCGGTTCGTCCACGATCTCTAAGCCCGGAGGAGCGCTATTCTAGGGAACCGTCAGCCATTCCGGAGAGAGATTACCCGCCTCGGCGACGTTCCCCTTCGCCGAGCCAGGCCCGCCCACCCAGGCGCCATCGCGACTTTGACGATGAGCCTGAGCCTGAGCGTGCCCCTCGGCATGCGCCGCCCGGCAGAGACGCCGAACATGACTCGCACAGACGTCGGGGCTACTCGAGATCCAGGTCGAGATCTCCTGCGCGTTCTCCACCAAGGCGCGATGGGAGAGGCCGCGGTGATGGTCCTCGGAACCGGTTCAGGGACAGGGACGATGACCACCCCAGAGAAAGAAATGCGCCGCCAGCCCAGCAGCGGgcacctccgccgccgcgcGAGAGGAGTCTGAGTCCCTTCAGCAAGAGGTTGGCGCTGACACAGTCGATGAATATGGGTAGATAG